The Candidatus Manganitrophus noduliformans genome includes a window with the following:
- a CDS encoding TraB/GumN family protein, whose product MHLFRPFLLMVFFLQFSCASVPKEAPSAQKSFLWSVRSETAAVYLLGSIHVAKPEIYPLHPSIEAAFDQSDTLVVEIDPDEFDMDRLQSLFVQYGSYPPPETLDRKISTETYALVEKKFQEAGMPMEPFKRFKPWVLAVMLQSVELQRLGFDKKYGIDDHFLTRAKGKKQITAFETVEYQVGLFDSFSDRLQELFLRYTLSDMDLLAEQMDSIMKGWQVGDGGAIEALIFQSMTDEPELTPVYDKLIYERNAQMTSDIEAFLETKHRYFVVVGAGHLVGKGSIVDLLRKKGYVVEQM is encoded by the coding sequence ATGCATCTTTTCCGGCCCTTCCTTCTAATGGTTTTCTTTCTTCAATTCTCCTGCGCCTCTGTTCCGAAAGAGGCCCCCTCCGCTCAGAAGAGCTTTCTCTGGTCGGTCCGGTCGGAGACCGCCGCGGTTTACCTTCTCGGCTCCATCCATGTCGCCAAGCCGGAGATCTATCCGCTCCATCCATCCATCGAAGCGGCTTTCGACCAATCCGACACGCTGGTGGTCGAAATCGATCCCGACGAATTCGACATGGACCGGCTTCAATCGCTCTTCGTCCAATACGGAAGTTATCCTCCGCCGGAAACGCTCGACCGGAAGATTTCAACGGAGACCTACGCGCTGGTGGAGAAGAAGTTTCAAGAGGCCGGCATGCCGATGGAGCCGTTCAAGCGGTTCAAGCCGTGGGTCCTGGCGGTCATGCTTCAATCGGTCGAGCTGCAGCGTCTGGGGTTCGACAAAAAATATGGGATCGATGACCATTTTCTCACCCGGGCCAAGGGGAAGAAGCAGATCACGGCGTTCGAGACGGTGGAATATCAGGTCGGCCTCTTCGACAGCTTCTCCGATCGCCTCCAGGAGCTCTTTCTCCGTTACACCCTCTCCGATATGGACCTGCTTGCCGAGCAGATGGATTCGATCATGAAAGGGTGGCAGGTCGGGGATGGGGGCGCGATTGAGGCGCTGATCTTCCAGAGCATGACCGACGAGCCGGAATTAACGCCGGTTTACGATAAGCTGATCTACGAGCGGAACGCCCAAATGACGTCCGATATCGAAGCGTTCCTCGAAACAAAGCATCGTTATTTTGTCGTCGTCGGGGCCGGGCACCTGGTCGGCAAGGGGAGCATCGTCGATCTTCTTCGGAAGAAGGGCTACGTTGTCGAACAGATGTAA
- a CDS encoding S1/P1 nuclease codes for MSNRCKPQAGPRGDRSRLILFFLSFLFLLFPHALYAWGETGHRIVADVAERLLGEQARKETRVLIGEASLASVADWADRVRGDRPETAPWHFVDIPFKASGYDPKRDCAGGDCVIAVIERFRRILSDRDRPAEERAEALKFLVHFVADLHQPLHTADRGDRGGNDVQVIFFGEKIYPFSERPWNLHTVWDSGLIDQTGLSEAAYVAHLQLWLKKRSIPDLRKGTVVDWALEAHRAAVDVAYRLPKNRRLSKNYLEKSRPVMDELLAKAGVRLARVLNETFQTGK; via the coding sequence TTGTCGAACAGATGTAAACCGCAGGCCGGCCCGCGGGGGGATCGAAGCCGACTGATTCTCTTTTTCCTCTCCTTTCTTTTTCTCCTTTTCCCCCACGCTCTTTATGCCTGGGGCGAGACGGGGCATCGGATCGTCGCCGATGTGGCGGAGCGCTTACTGGGCGAGCAGGCGCGCAAAGAGACCCGGGTGTTGATCGGAGAGGCCTCCCTTGCATCGGTCGCAGACTGGGCCGACCGGGTTCGGGGGGACCGTCCCGAGACCGCCCCCTGGCACTTCGTCGATATCCCATTCAAAGCATCGGGCTATGATCCGAAGCGGGACTGCGCCGGAGGCGACTGTGTGATTGCCGTGATCGAGCGGTTCCGGCGGATTCTTTCCGATCGGGATCGTCCTGCGGAAGAGCGGGCCGAAGCGTTAAAATTTCTCGTCCACTTCGTCGCCGATCTCCACCAGCCGCTCCACACGGCCGACCGGGGAGACCGCGGCGGGAACGATGTGCAGGTCATCTTTTTCGGAGAGAAAATTTATCCTTTCAGTGAGAGGCCGTGGAACCTCCACACGGTTTGGGATTCGGGCCTGATCGATCAGACCGGCTTGAGCGAGGCGGCCTACGTCGCGCATCTTCAACTGTGGCTGAAGAAGCGGTCGATCCCGGATCTTCGAAAAGGAACGGTGGTCGATTGGGCGCTGGAGGCCCATCGCGCCGCGGTCGACGTGGCGTATCGCCTCCCGAAGAATCGAAGACTTTCCAAGAACTATCTTGAAAAGAGTCGTCCGGTGATGGACGAACTTCTCGCCAAGGCCGGCGTGCGGCTGGCGCGGGTGTTGAACGAGACGTTCCAAACCGGAAAATAA
- a CDS encoding putative toxin-antitoxin system toxin component, PIN family encodes MGPKKRLTKRLRVVLDTNILISALLFTGRASSLVPLWREERIVPLVSKEIIQEYLRVLSYPKFSLTEPEIHTLFHEEILLFSEVVKIIAPFPPTSRDPADDHFLSCAVSGKADALVTGDHDLLIIKRIGRCPILSLDTFLKKFSS; translated from the coding sequence GTGGGCCCGAAAAAAAGGCTAACAAAGCGGCTTCGGGTCGTCCTCGACACGAACATATTGATCTCCGCCCTTCTTTTCACCGGAAGAGCATCATCCCTTGTCCCGCTTTGGCGGGAAGAGCGGATCGTTCCACTTGTTTCCAAAGAGATCATTCAAGAATACCTTCGGGTCTTATCTTATCCAAAATTTTCCCTTACCGAACCGGAGATTCACACTCTGTTTCATGAAGAGATCCTCCTTTTTTCCGAAGTTGTCAAAATAATAGCGCCCTTTCCACCCACTTCCCGCGATCCTGCCGATGATCATTTTCTGTCCTGCGCCGTTTCCGGCAAGGCTGACGCCCTCGTGACCGGGGATCATGACCTCCTGATCATCAAAAGAATCGGCCGCTGCCCCATTCTGTCCCTCGACACCTTTCTAAAAAAATTTTCTTCCTAA
- a CDS encoding AbrB/MazE/SpoVT family DNA-binding domain-containing protein — translation MLAKKTSKNQITLPKEAVQKFPGIDYFEVSVEGNKIELRPVKVGSAGASLEKIRKKIEDLGLTEKDVKDAVQWARKKG, via the coding sequence ATGCTGGCCAAGAAAACATCGAAAAACCAAATCACCCTTCCGAAGGAAGCGGTTCAGAAATTTCCCGGAATTGACTACTTTGAGGTTTCCGTTGAGGGAAATAAGATTGAGCTCAGGCCGGTGAAGGTCGGCTCCGCCGGGGCCTCTCTTGAGAAAATAAGAAAGAAGATCGAAGATCTCGGATTAACCGAGAAAGATGTAAAGGATGCCGTTCAGTGGGCCCGAAAAAAAGGCTAA
- a CDS encoding c-type cytochrome produces the protein MRHLTAIFIFIAVLAATPWSALAAEKDPCAPRAPAGELAQLKGMKPPVPETPETIQKGKEIYNGKGACAGCHGPAGKGDGMLAASLNPSPRNFTNPQFKQCKSIGEMFWAVKNGIPGTGMIAAVDTGLISEEEAWQAVLYERSLK, from the coding sequence ATGCGACATCTCACCGCAATATTCATCTTCATTGCCGTCCTGGCTGCAACGCCCTGGTCCGCCCTCGCCGCGGAGAAAGATCCCTGCGCCCCGCGGGCGCCGGCGGGCGAGCTGGCGCAGTTAAAGGGGATGAAGCCTCCGGTTCCAGAAACACCGGAGACGATTCAAAAAGGAAAAGAGATCTACAATGGAAAGGGGGCCTGCGCGGGCTGTCACGGGCCGGCGGGGAAAGGAGATGGAATGCTGGCGGCCTCCCTGAACCCCTCCCCCCGGAACTTTACCAATCCGCAATTCAAACAGTGTAAGTCCATCGGGGAGATGTTCTGGGCGGTGAAGAATGGAATTCCCGGCACCGGAATGATCGCCGCCGTCGACACCGGCCTGATCAGCGAGGAAGAGGCCTGGCAGGCGGTTCTCTACGAGAGGAGCTTGAAGTAG
- a CDS encoding rod shape-determining protein, translating to MTRFNGRTPWSRPYGTADISIDLGTANTLVYIRGRGIVLNEPSVVAVREVAGGKQEVVAVGLEAKALVGKTPHSITTIRPIKEGVIADYDLAKEMLEHFIRRSRRPWQLAKPSIVVTLPHGVTEIEKRAVEEAGYSIGAKRILLIKEPIAAAIGAGLPVLEPIGNMLVDIGGGTTEVAVLSLAGIVYCHSVRVGGDAMDEKIIEMVKRKHRLYIGEQTAEKVKIALGSACSDGTVYRARIKGRDSVSGLPKIVEVTSEEIAEAIAVPLRAVVNAIKTALANTPPALAGDIVERGIIMTGGGALIRNMDIRLQRETGLPILIDKDALLSVALGGGKAIEDPELLEAISNS from the coding sequence ATGACACGTTTTAACGGACGGACACCCTGGTCGCGACCTTACGGGACGGCGGACATCTCGATCGATTTGGGAACGGCGAACACCCTCGTTTATATTCGGGGGCGCGGGATTGTTCTCAATGAGCCGTCGGTGGTGGCGGTCCGAGAAGTCGCCGGCGGAAAACAAGAGGTCGTCGCCGTCGGACTGGAGGCGAAAGCGCTCGTCGGAAAAACGCCTCATTCGATCACCACCATCCGCCCGATCAAAGAGGGGGTGATCGCCGATTACGATCTCGCCAAGGAGATGTTGGAGCACTTCATCCGCCGGTCCCGGCGGCCGTGGCAACTCGCGAAGCCCTCGATTGTCGTCACCCTTCCTCACGGCGTGACCGAAATCGAGAAGCGGGCCGTCGAAGAGGCCGGTTATTCGATCGGCGCAAAAAGGATCCTTCTGATCAAAGAGCCGATCGCGGCGGCGATCGGCGCCGGTCTTCCGGTGCTGGAACCGATCGGGAACATGCTCGTCGACATCGGCGGCGGGACGACGGAGGTGGCGGTCCTCTCCCTCGCCGGCATCGTCTACTGCCACTCGGTTCGGGTCGGGGGGGACGCGATGGATGAGAAGATCATCGAGATGGTGAAGCGGAAGCATCGCCTCTATATCGGCGAGCAGACCGCGGAGAAGGTGAAAATCGCCCTCGGGAGCGCCTGCTCCGACGGCACCGTCTACCGGGCGCGCATCAAGGGGCGCGATTCGGTCTCCGGCCTTCCGAAAATCGTGGAGGTCACCTCGGAAGAGATCGCGGAGGCGATCGCCGTCCCCCTGCGCGCCGTCGTCAATGCGATCAAAACGGCCCTCGCAAACACCCCCCCCGCGCTGGCGGGCGACATCGTCGAGCGGGGGATCATCATGACCGGCGGCGGTGCCCTCATCCGAAACATGGATATTCGCCTTCAGCGCGAAACGGGGCTCCCGATCCTCATCGACAAGGACGCCCTGCTGAGCGTCGCCCTCGGGGGCGGCAAAGCGATCGAGGACCCGGAGCTGCTCGAAGCGATCTCCAACAGCTGA
- a CDS encoding NAD-dependent epimerase/dehydratase family protein, producing the protein MRYFITGATGFVGGAIARQLAAAGHQVTALVRHTDRAHHLARLGIALHPGDITDKESMRAPMTGADGIFHVAGWYKIGSKTPALGKKINVDGTRNVLELMRELRIPRGVYTSTLLVFSDTRGKLVDEATHYEGPWLSEYERTKWMAHTQIAEPMMKEGLPLIIVLPGLVYGPGDTSSVRNLLIQYLKGRLPISPQKTAYAWGHVEDIAEGHLLAMEKGRPGERYILAGPTHTLQEALAIAEQITGINAPRLHPSPALLRRLAQIVRWIEPILPLPEFYRSESIRAIAGVTYIGSGKKAQRELGFTARPLEEGLCETLLHEMKLLGIRSKRI; encoded by the coding sequence ATGCGGTACTTCATCACCGGCGCAACCGGCTTTGTCGGCGGCGCGATCGCGCGCCAACTGGCGGCGGCGGGACACCAGGTCACAGCACTCGTCCGCCATACTGACCGAGCGCACCACCTCGCCCGCCTCGGCATCGCGCTCCATCCCGGGGATATCACCGACAAAGAGAGCATGCGCGCCCCGATGACCGGCGCCGACGGGATCTTTCACGTGGCCGGGTGGTACAAGATCGGCTCCAAAACACCCGCCTTGGGAAAGAAAATCAACGTCGATGGGACGCGAAATGTCCTCGAGTTGATGAGAGAGCTTCGTATTCCGAGAGGGGTCTACACCAGCACCCTGCTCGTCTTCTCGGACACGCGGGGAAAGCTCGTGGATGAGGCGACCCATTACGAGGGGCCGTGGCTTTCGGAATACGAGCGAACCAAGTGGATGGCCCACACCCAAATCGCCGAGCCGATGATGAAAGAAGGCCTGCCGCTGATCATCGTGCTGCCCGGCCTGGTTTACGGACCGGGCGACACCAGCTCGGTCCGGAATCTCCTCATCCAATATTTGAAAGGACGGCTCCCGATCTCGCCCCAGAAAACGGCCTACGCTTGGGGACATGTTGAAGATATCGCCGAAGGCCATCTCCTCGCCATGGAGAAGGGACGGCCGGGGGAGCGCTATATCCTCGCCGGTCCGACACATACCTTGCAGGAGGCTCTGGCAATCGCCGAGCAAATTACCGGCATCAACGCCCCGCGGCTTCACCCCTCGCCGGCGCTCCTGCGGAGGCTCGCTCAAATCGTACGCTGGATCGAACCGATTCTTCCTCTTCCCGAATTTTATCGGTCCGAGAGCATTCGCGCCATCGCCGGGGTGACCTATATCGGGAGCGGCAAAAAGGCCCAACGGGAGCTTGGCTTTACGGCGCGGCCGCTGGAGGAGGGGCTGTGTGAAACGCTCCTTCATGAAATGAAGCTCTTGGGAATCCGATCCAAGAGGATTTGA
- a CDS encoding VOC family protein: MEGVIFHLAFPVSDLEEAKRFYVDGLGCALGRESSRAITLELAGHQLVGHLAPAAEGQKGIYPRHFGLIFKEESAWQALVDRAKEKGLRFYQSPRRRFEGTRLEHATVFLEDPSHNLLEFKWYRHNSAIFGEREFGEVGDTGGEP; encoded by the coding sequence ATGGAGGGGGTGATCTTTCATCTCGCCTTTCCGGTTTCCGATCTGGAGGAGGCGAAGCGGTTTTATGTCGACGGCCTCGGCTGTGCCCTGGGGCGGGAGTCGTCCAGGGCGATCACGCTGGAGTTGGCGGGGCATCAACTGGTCGGCCATCTTGCGCCGGCGGCCGAGGGGCAAAAGGGGATCTACCCGCGGCATTTCGGCCTGATCTTCAAGGAGGAAAGCGCCTGGCAGGCGCTGGTCGACCGGGCGAAAGAGAAGGGGCTTCGGTTTTATCAATCGCCCCGCCGGCGGTTCGAAGGAACCCGGCTGGAGCATGCCACCGTTTTTCTGGAAGATCCTTCGCACAATCTTCTCGAATTTAAATGGTACCGGCACAACTCGGCGATCTTCGGCGAGCGGGAATTCGGGGAGGTCGGCGATACGGGCGGAGAACCGTAG
- a CDS encoding cupredoxin domain-containing protein encodes MQTIRRDRILLSFFFVASFFIFGDADSTLHAQGPERVEVIIRNFAYEVQGGTLPPGVPATIVLRNLDRVEHGFVSPFFQEVDVQVESGGATTFGRGIKGVHLTPEKEIAIRFIPPRAGKFTFNCDIHPNMKGEVLLLSVGAA; translated from the coding sequence ATGCAGACAATACGACGGGATCGAATTTTACTCTCTTTTTTCTTCGTTGCTTCCTTCTTCATCTTCGGCGATGCCGACTCGACCCTTCATGCGCAGGGGCCGGAGCGGGTCGAGGTGATCATCCGAAACTTTGCCTATGAGGTTCAGGGGGGGACGCTTCCCCCTGGCGTGCCGGCCACAATCGTCCTTCGGAACCTGGATCGGGTCGAACATGGCTTTGTCTCCCCCTTCTTTCAGGAGGTCGACGTTCAGGTGGAGAGCGGCGGAGCAACCACCTTCGGCCGGGGAATCAAGGGGGTCCATCTCACCCCGGAGAAGGAAATCGCGATCCGCTTCATCCCGCCGCGGGCGGGGAAGTTTACTTTTAACTGCGATATCCATCCGAATATGAAGGGAGAGGTCCTTCTTCTCTCGGTCGGTGCCGCGTGA
- a CDS encoding DUF485 domain-containing protein: MAGKKKKSASRDLTPNVGAATDVAPMGRGKTKPPHERTADEDVDVVDWEKVAAMAEFKALLAAKRKFILPTTIFFVVYYFALPILVGYAPELMKTKVIGSVNLAYLFALSQFFMAWIVAALYMRAAGRFDGMIGMVLAKLKKRRR; this comes from the coding sequence GTGGCAGGAAAAAAGAAGAAATCGGCTTCAAGAGATTTGACGCCGAACGTCGGCGCCGCGACCGATGTGGCGCCGATGGGACGGGGAAAAACCAAACCGCCGCACGAACGGACGGCGGATGAGGATGTCGATGTCGTCGATTGGGAAAAGGTGGCCGCGATGGCGGAGTTCAAAGCGCTGCTGGCCGCCAAGCGGAAGTTTATTCTTCCCACCACGATTTTCTTCGTTGTTTACTACTTTGCCCTCCCGATCCTGGTCGGCTATGCGCCGGAATTGATGAAGACCAAAGTGATCGGCTCGGTCAACCTCGCCTACCTTTTCGCCCTCTCCCAGTTTTTCATGGCCTGGATCGTCGCCGCGCTTTACATGCGGGCGGCGGGGCGGTTCGACGGGATGATCGGGATGGTCCTGGCCAAATTGAAGAAGCGGCGGAGGTAG
- a CDS encoding solute symporter family protein, giving the protein MSTALLLFLIFIAVTLAITYWAAKRSSGASAFFTANRQITGWQNGLAVAGDYMSAASFLGIAGMIAFQGYDGFMYSVGFLVAYLTVLLIVAEPLRNAGKYTMADVLAYRLSPRPVRAMASLSTLTVSTFYMIAQMVGAGALVSLLLKDSGLSYQTAVIGVGVLMIIYVVFGGMLATTWVQIIKAVLLMGGTLLLSFFVLAHFDFSFGNFFEAISRVTYHDKNGVAVTQDFLQPGLKFKPPYGALDLISLGMALLFGTAGLPHILVRFYTVPDAKTARVSVVWAMVIIGAFYILTTFLGFGAATIVGRDQIAVNGGTNMSAPILAQVLGGEIFFAFISAIAFATILAVVAGLTISASTSFAHDFYTNVLHHGKERRPGEEVRVARITTFVVGAVSIAIAIVLGPTANVAFLVGLAFAVAASANLPVIVLSLFWKRFNTSGAVMGLATGLVASIGLILISPSVMKTDPIFPLDNPGILSIPLGFLGAVVGTLMSREPQAEAKFAELIVRANTGIGAEKAGGH; this is encoded by the coding sequence ATGTCGACGGCGCTTCTTCTCTTTTTGATCTTCATCGCAGTTACGCTGGCGATTACTTATTGGGCGGCCAAGCGGTCGAGCGGGGCGTCGGCGTTCTTTACGGCGAATCGGCAGATCACCGGCTGGCAGAACGGGCTCGCCGTCGCCGGCGATTACATGAGCGCCGCTTCCTTCCTCGGAATCGCCGGGATGATTGCGTTTCAGGGATACGACGGCTTCATGTATTCGGTCGGATTTCTGGTTGCCTACCTCACCGTCCTGTTGATTGTGGCGGAGCCGCTCCGGAACGCGGGGAAATATACGATGGCCGACGTCCTCGCCTATCGCCTCAGCCCGCGCCCGGTCCGGGCGATGGCGTCGCTCTCCACCCTGACCGTCAGCACTTTTTATATGATCGCGCAGATGGTCGGCGCGGGGGCGCTGGTGAGCCTCTTGTTGAAAGACTCCGGGCTCAGCTATCAGACCGCCGTCATCGGGGTCGGGGTGTTGATGATTATTTATGTCGTTTTCGGCGGGATGCTGGCGACAACCTGGGTGCAGATCATCAAGGCGGTGCTGCTGATGGGGGGGACCCTTCTCTTGAGCTTTTTCGTCCTCGCCCATTTCGATTTCAGCTTCGGGAATTTCTTCGAGGCGATCTCTCGCGTCACTTATCATGACAAAAACGGGGTGGCGGTGACGCAAGACTTTCTCCAGCCGGGGCTGAAATTCAAGCCGCCCTATGGGGCGCTCGACCTGATCTCGCTCGGGATGGCGCTTCTTTTCGGCACCGCCGGGCTGCCGCACATCCTGGTCCGTTTTTATACCGTCCCTGACGCCAAGACGGCCCGGGTCAGCGTCGTCTGGGCGATGGTGATCATCGGCGCTTTTTACATCTTGACGACCTTTCTCGGGTTCGGCGCGGCGACGATCGTCGGGCGGGATCAAATTGCGGTCAACGGCGGCACCAACATGAGCGCGCCGATTCTGGCACAGGTGCTCGGCGGCGAGATCTTCTTCGCCTTTATCTCGGCGATCGCCTTTGCGACGATCCTGGCCGTCGTCGCCGGTCTGACGATCAGCGCGTCGACCTCGTTCGCCCACGATTTTTATACCAACGTCCTGCACCACGGGAAGGAGCGTCGCCCCGGCGAAGAGGTCCGTGTCGCGCGGATCACCACCTTTGTGGTTGGGGCGGTCTCGATTGCGATTGCGATTGTGCTCGGCCCGACCGCCAACGTCGCCTTCTTGGTCGGGCTTGCTTTTGCAGTGGCCGCTTCCGCGAACCTGCCGGTGATCGTCCTGTCGCTCTTCTGGAAGCGGTTCAACACGTCGGGCGCGGTGATGGGGCTTGCGACGGGTCTGGTCGCTTCCATCGGTCTGATCCTGATCTCCCCCAGCGTGATGAAAACCGATCCGATCTTCCCGCTGGACAATCCCGGCATTCTGAGCATCCCGCTTGGTTTTCTCGGCGCGGTGGTTGGAACGTTGATGAGTCGGGAGCCGCAGGCGGAGGCGAAGTTTGCGGAGCTGATCGTGAGGGCGAACACCGGCATTGGGGCGGAGAAGGCGGGAGGGCATTGA
- the ettA gene encoding energy-dependent translational throttle protein EttA, which translates to MPSYQYIYTMHKVTKIVPPKRKILEDISLSFYPGAKIGVLGLNGSGKSSLLRIMAGVDPDFLGEAKPAKGVKIGFLPQEPKLDPTKNVRGNVEEGVAETKALLDEFNAVSAKFAEPMSDDEMTALIDKQGKLQERIDAVNAWELDRQLEVAADALRLPPWEADVTKLSGGEKRRVALCRLLLSAPDMLLLDEPTNHLDAESVAWLEQFLTKFPGTVVAVTHDRYFLDNAAGWILELDRGRGIPWEGNYSSWLDQKSQRLAVEEKQESARQRALKHELEWVRTAPKGRHAKSKARLKAYEELASVETQARNETKDIMIPPGPRLGDLVVEAVDLKKGFGDRLLIDGLSFNLPRGGIVGIIGPNGAGKTTLFNMIAGLDKPDGGTLRVGETVKIAYVNQSRDTLDDNKNVWEEISGGNDVIQVGKRELPSRAYVGGFNFKNTDQQKLIKELSGGERNRVHLAKLLKSGGNVLMLDEPSNDLDVETLRAVEEALLDFAGCVLVISHDRWFLDRIATHILAFEGDSKVVWFEGNYQEYEADRHKRLGAEADQPHRIKYKPLTR; encoded by the coding sequence ATGCCATCATACCAATACATCTACACAATGCATAAAGTCACAAAGATCGTTCCGCCGAAACGGAAGATCCTCGAAGATATTTCGCTCTCGTTTTATCCCGGGGCGAAGATCGGGGTGTTGGGGCTCAACGGCTCCGGTAAATCGAGCCTGCTCCGGATCATGGCGGGGGTCGATCCCGATTTTTTGGGGGAGGCGAAGCCGGCGAAGGGGGTGAAAATCGGGTTCCTTCCGCAGGAGCCGAAGCTCGATCCGACCAAGAACGTCCGCGGCAATGTGGAAGAGGGGGTCGCCGAAACGAAGGCGCTGCTCGATGAGTTCAACGCGGTCAGCGCGAAGTTTGCCGAGCCGATGTCGGACGATGAGATGACGGCGCTGATCGACAAACAAGGAAAGCTTCAAGAGCGGATCGACGCCGTCAATGCCTGGGAGCTCGATCGGCAGCTGGAGGTCGCCGCCGACGCCCTGCGTCTTCCGCCGTGGGAGGCCGATGTCACCAAACTCTCCGGCGGTGAGAAGCGGCGGGTGGCCCTCTGCCGTCTTCTGTTGTCCGCGCCCGATATGCTTCTCCTCGATGAGCCGACAAACCACCTCGATGCCGAATCGGTGGCCTGGCTGGAGCAATTTCTTACGAAGTTTCCGGGGACGGTGGTGGCGGTGACGCACGATCGGTATTTTCTCGACAACGCCGCCGGTTGGATTCTGGAGCTCGACCGGGGCCGCGGCATTCCCTGGGAGGGGAATTACTCCTCTTGGCTCGATCAGAAATCGCAGCGGCTCGCGGTGGAGGAAAAACAGGAGAGCGCCCGCCAGCGGGCGTTGAAGCATGAGTTGGAATGGGTTCGGACCGCGCCGAAGGGGCGTCACGCCAAGAGCAAGGCGCGCCTCAAAGCCTATGAAGAATTGGCGTCGGTTGAAACGCAGGCACGAAACGAGACGAAAGATATTATGATTCCGCCCGGCCCGCGCCTCGGAGATCTCGTCGTCGAAGCGGTCGATCTGAAGAAGGGGTTCGGCGATCGGCTTTTGATCGACGGCTTGAGCTTCAACCTCCCGCGCGGCGGGATCGTCGGGATCATCGGGCCGAACGGCGCGGGGAAGACGACCCTCTTCAACATGATCGCCGGATTGGACAAACCGGACGGCGGCACCCTTCGGGTCGGCGAGACCGTTAAGATTGCCTATGTCAATCAGTCGCGCGATACCCTGGATGATAACAAAAACGTCTGGGAAGAGATCTCCGGCGGGAATGACGTGATCCAAGTCGGAAAACGGGAACTTCCCTCCCGCGCGTACGTCGGCGGATTTAATTTCAAGAACACCGATCAACAGAAGCTGATTAAAGAGCTTTCGGGCGGGGAGCGCAATCGGGTCCATCTTGCGAAGCTGCTCAAAAGCGGCGGGAACGTCTTGATGCTCGACGAGCCGAGCAACGATCTCGACGTGGAGACGCTCCGCGCTGTGGAAGAAGCGCTCCTTGATTTTGCCGGCTGCGTCCTGGTGATCAGCCACGACCGCTGGTTTCTCGATCGGATCGCGACGCACATTCTCGCATTCGAGGGAGACAGCAAAGTGGTCTGGTTCGAGGGGAATTACCAGGAGTATGAGGCCGACCGCCACAAACGCCTCGGCGCGGAGGCCGACCAGCCCCATCGGATCAAGTACAAGCCGCTGACACGCTAG
- a CDS encoding DUF6496 domain-containing protein yields the protein MPEKKTVQEARKAKRQGKKPSTQAGPFVKEEIEHVRKGKHGARSTKQAIAIGLSKARRAGVNVPKKGKAAKKSTSSQSSRKRKPSAKRSQATTRALKREGRQAASHRALSRQGRQAARRRKTA from the coding sequence ATGCCTGAGAAGAAAACCGTTCAAGAAGCCCGCAAGGCGAAACGACAAGGAAAGAAACCGAGCACCCAGGCAGGCCCGTTTGTCAAAGAAGAAATCGAACATGTCCGAAAGGGAAAACATGGCGCGCGATCGACCAAGCAGGCGATCGCCATCGGCCTCTCGAAGGCGCGGCGCGCCGGAGTGAATGTTCCGAAGAAGGGAAAGGCCGCGAAGAAATCAACAAGCAGTCAAAGCAGCCGGAAGCGGAAGCCCTCCGCAAAACGCTCTCAAGCGACAACACGGGCGCTGAAACGCGAAGGACGGCAGGCCGCTTCTCATCGGGCGCTCTCTCGTCAGGGGAGGCAAGCGGCGCGGAGAAGGAAGACCGCTTAG